A genomic stretch from Malus domestica chromosome 15, GDT2T_hap1 includes:
- the LOC103400861 gene encoding protein ELF4-LIKE 3, translating to MEGDTFSGLGNGSTQIDGKVLQTFQKSFVQVQNILDQNRVLINEINHNHESKIPDNLSRNVGLIRELNNNIRRVVDLYGDLSSSFTKSMDTSSEGGDSSGALKSDGKAGHKRIRPS from the coding sequence atGGAGGGTGACACATTCTCAGGGCTTGGCAATGGCAGCACACAAATTGATGGAAAGGTTCTGCAGACATTTCAGAAGAGCTTTGTGCAAGTGCAGAATATCTTGGACCAAAACAGGGTGCTGATAAATGAGATTAATCACAACCATGAGTCCAAAATTCCTGACAATTTAAGCAGAAATGTGGGTCTGATCAGAGAGCTCAACAACAACATCAGGAGAGTAGTTGATCTTTATGGTGATCTCTCAAGCTCATTCACCAAATCCATGGATACTTCTTCTGAGGGAGGGGATTCCAGTGGGGCTTTGAAGTCTGATGGAAAAGCTGGGCACAAGAGAATTAGGCCTTcttag